GATTGGAAGATGCCGGTACTCCCTGCACCTTTTTATAGCCTTGTTTTTTTCGCCATCATCAGAGCACGGCACACATGAAAATCATTGGTCACGATTCCCACCTTTTTCCCATGAAGATCACTGTTCAAAAAATCAGCGCCATAAAGACCGAAACTGAATTTCAGATTTTCCCAGGTCGTTGTAGACTTGTCTTCCATCAGCAGTCTGGCTTGCTCAATTCCACACTCCAACAGATAGTCATTCATCGAGAA
The Mediterraneibacter butyricigenes genome window above contains:
- a CDS encoding YdcF family protein, whose protein sequence is FSMNDYLLECGIEQARLLMEDKSTTTWENLKFSFGLYGADFLNSDLHGKKVGIVTNDFHVCRALMMAKKTRL